The following proteins are co-located in the Paenibacillus sp. FSL H8-0079 genome:
- a CDS encoding MFS transporter — protein MKTWKVNLIVLWFGQFLVNSGMTMITPFLSLYLARDLGVVGEHEIGIWAGFIFAANFLTSFLFQPLWGKLSDKYGRKVMLLRSGFGMAIVIALMGLAQNPWQLLLLRLLNGTISGFNPAAVALISGTTPKDRMGFAMGISQSGQVAGTILGPLIGGLLADAVGFRPIFYITGGLIFVASMLAMFLVREKFDRQEAAKLPAQSVLSGLKELNKSPQLPALFAVTFLLQFAMISPMSLLPLYVQKLHASDVNVAFWAGMVGAVTGLSNMAMSPILGKLSDRIGPHKVLTFSLIGTGLMLIPQAFVQTVWQLILVRFMMGVFMGGLLPSVNALIRSYTSDSMISRAFSFNTSTLALGNMLGAIIGGFMAGFIGIEGLFIVSGGLLLLNMVWVRFKLYNKPASIRES, from the coding sequence TTGAAAACGTGGAAAGTAAACCTCATTGTGCTTTGGTTCGGACAATTTTTGGTCAATTCGGGCATGACCATGATTACCCCATTTTTGTCCCTTTATCTCGCAAGAGATCTGGGCGTTGTTGGGGAACATGAAATTGGCATATGGGCCGGATTTATATTTGCAGCCAATTTCCTCACCTCATTTTTGTTCCAACCGCTCTGGGGCAAGTTATCGGACAAGTATGGTCGAAAGGTGATGCTGCTGCGTTCAGGATTCGGGATGGCCATCGTGATTGCCCTCATGGGTCTGGCACAGAATCCCTGGCAGCTTCTCTTATTGCGTTTGCTTAACGGTACCATCTCCGGTTTCAATCCTGCAGCTGTTGCGCTGATATCGGGTACCACTCCGAAAGACCGCATGGGTTTTGCCATGGGAATCAGTCAGTCCGGGCAGGTTGCCGGCACAATCCTGGGTCCGCTCATTGGTGGCTTGCTAGCGGATGCGGTAGGCTTCCGCCCTATTTTCTACATTACAGGTGGACTGATCTTCGTCGCTTCCATGCTCGCCATGTTCCTGGTAAGAGAGAAATTCGACCGTCAAGAAGCAGCCAAACTGCCGGCACAATCCGTATTGTCCGGTCTGAAAGAATTGAATAAGTCACCTCAACTGCCCGCACTGTTTGCTGTGACGTTTCTGTTACAGTTTGCGATGATTAGCCCCATGTCACTCTTGCCGCTGTATGTGCAGAAATTGCATGCTTCGGATGTAAATGTGGCCTTCTGGGCAGGAATGGTCGGTGCAGTTACAGGACTATCCAATATGGCCATGTCTCCGATTCTCGGGAAGCTGAGTGACCGGATCGGCCCTCACAAGGTGCTTACGTTCTCACTCATAGGAACAGGACTCATGCTTATCCCGCAGGCATTTGTTCAGACCGTGTGGCAGCTCATTCTTGTTCGGTTCATGATGGGTGTGTTCATGGGTGGCCTGCTTCCAAGCGTCAATGCCCTGATCCGTTCCTATACATCAGATAGCATGATTAGCCGGGCATTCAGTTTTAATACGAGCACCCTGGCGCTAGGCAACATGCTTGGAGCGATCATTGGAGGTTTTATGGCAGGATTCATCGGGATTGAAGGTCTGTTTATCGTCTCTGGTGGACTGCTGCTGCTCAATATGGTTTGGGTCAGATTCAAATTGTACAACAAACCTGCTTCGATTCGGGAATCCTGA
- the hemH gene encoding ferrochelatase produces MTNTIGVLVMSYGTPENLESVEAYYTHIRRGRPPEPEQLKELTDRYEAIVGGVFPLRENTDNQVKALQETLNRDERGNDVEFRCYQGLKHAYPFIEDGVEQMAKDGIQTAIGIVLAPHFSTMSVGSYIKRAREKAEELGVHMSFIESYHLHPKLIQALSTRVSAKLDMFEEAGAKRGDVKVLFSAHSLPARIVEMGDPYPQQLLETSEVIASRVGITNWQFTWQSAGRTAEPWLGPDILDTLQELSREQVEDVLVAPIGFVSDHLEVLYDLDIEAKAIAKEIDMRLMRIDSLNSDPLYMETLSDVIISQWQQGSDE; encoded by the coding sequence ATGACTAATACGATAGGTGTACTGGTGATGTCATATGGCACACCAGAAAATTTGGAGAGTGTCGAAGCGTATTACACACATATCCGCAGAGGACGTCCGCCTGAACCCGAGCAATTAAAGGAACTGACGGATCGTTATGAAGCCATTGTTGGCGGTGTTTTTCCACTTCGGGAAAACACGGACAATCAGGTCAAGGCACTTCAGGAGACGTTAAACCGCGATGAGCGTGGCAATGATGTGGAATTCCGTTGTTATCAAGGACTGAAGCATGCCTATCCGTTTATTGAGGATGGCGTGGAACAGATGGCGAAGGATGGAATTCAGACAGCAATTGGCATTGTACTGGCGCCTCATTTCTCAACGATGAGTGTAGGCAGCTATATTAAGCGTGCGCGTGAAAAAGCAGAAGAGCTGGGCGTTCATATGTCCTTTATTGAGAGCTATCATCTGCATCCGAAGTTAATTCAGGCGTTGTCTACGCGAGTCAGTGCGAAGTTGGATATGTTCGAGGAAGCTGGAGCGAAACGCGGAGATGTGAAGGTGTTGTTCAGTGCACACAGCTTGCCAGCACGTATTGTGGAGATGGGTGATCCATACCCGCAACAATTGCTGGAGACTTCGGAAGTGATTGCCTCACGTGTAGGCATTACCAATTGGCAATTTACTTGGCAAAGTGCTGGACGAACAGCTGAGCCGTGGCTCGGACCGGATATTTTGGATACGTTACAGGAACTTTCTCGTGAACAGGTAGAGGATGTACTTGTGGCACCAATCGGGTTCGTCTCGGATCATCTCGAAGTCCTCTATGATCTCGATATTGAGGCCAAAGCGATTGCCAAAGAGATCGACATGCGCCTCATGCGTATTGATTCTCTCAATAGCGATCCTCTATACATGGAGACATTAAGCGACGTTATTATAAGCCAATGGCAGCAAGGGTCGGATGAGTAA
- a CDS encoding CapA family protein has product MYPPRSERSVEKKKVKRARSRIIRIVNIVLIMAIGLVGIFYVINTRQQQADQPVKQEIVDQDQPSIGVDAKGGDQVSSPDAESDETSEEGPKATDEETTEDAEKTSGVATPDAASNINTGKADSGTKKPAATSTPSSTKGNAGVDTESGTSKPSNSAKDVTINFVGDIQFSGKVAELLDKNGYDYPFAKLGRLFKDDDLTIGNLETPITLGGTGAVDKTYVYKSSPKALAAMASAGFDAVNLANNHILDQGVEGLVDTLTYLKEYGIAHTGAGMNKDEAYAPAYLERKGMKIALLGFSRVVPETSWKAEGNRAGVAEAYDSTGAVKAIQEARKKADLVIVVAHWGEERVSTPNSDQTRLAHEFVDAGADLVIGGHPHVLQGLEYYKGKWIAYSTGNFIFSRSTTEETWKTAVFQARCSSDANCSMKVIPYEAGLGQAIPMIDEANRLLLEQMAKLSPGIRYDASGVASPN; this is encoded by the coding sequence ATGTATCCCCCGAGATCAGAGCGAAGTGTAGAGAAGAAAAAAGTTAAACGTGCCCGTAGCAGAATTATAAGGATAGTTAATATTGTATTGATCATGGCAATTGGTCTGGTGGGCATTTTTTATGTCATTAATACACGTCAGCAACAGGCAGACCAGCCGGTGAAGCAAGAGATAGTGGATCAGGATCAGCCTTCCATTGGAGTTGATGCCAAAGGCGGTGATCAAGTAAGTTCTCCAGACGCGGAATCTGATGAGACTTCGGAAGAAGGTCCTAAAGCAACGGATGAAGAGACAACAGAGGATGCAGAAAAAACATCCGGCGTAGCGACACCTGACGCTGCAAGCAACATCAATACTGGGAAAGCCGATTCCGGAACGAAAAAACCTGCGGCAACTTCGACACCATCCAGCACCAAGGGAAATGCAGGTGTGGATACCGAATCAGGGACGTCGAAACCTTCCAATTCAGCGAAGGATGTCACGATTAACTTTGTTGGCGATATCCAGTTCTCTGGTAAAGTTGCCGAACTGCTGGATAAGAACGGTTATGACTATCCCTTTGCTAAACTCGGCAGGTTATTCAAGGATGATGATCTTACCATCGGTAACCTGGAGACACCAATAACCCTGGGTGGTACCGGTGCAGTTGACAAAACATATGTATATAAATCTTCGCCCAAAGCATTGGCGGCAATGGCCTCTGCGGGTTTTGATGCCGTGAATTTGGCTAACAATCATATTCTGGATCAAGGTGTAGAGGGCTTGGTGGATACGCTAACCTATCTCAAGGAGTATGGCATAGCTCACACCGGGGCTGGCATGAACAAAGATGAGGCCTATGCACCAGCGTACCTGGAACGCAAAGGCATGAAGATCGCATTGCTGGGGTTCTCCCGAGTGGTACCGGAAACGAGTTGGAAGGCTGAGGGCAATCGGGCTGGCGTCGCTGAAGCCTATGATTCCACAGGGGCAGTCAAAGCGATTCAGGAGGCCCGTAAGAAGGCGGACCTGGTCATTGTGGTTGCACACTGGGGAGAGGAACGGGTAAGTACTCCGAATAGTGACCAGACTCGATTGGCTCATGAGTTTGTAGATGCGGGTGCGGATCTGGTCATAGGTGGTCATCCGCATGTATTGCAAGGGTTGGAGTACTATAAAGGGAAGTGGATTGCATATAGTACGGGGAATTTTATTTTCTCCAGATCCACAACCGAAGAAACGTGGAAAACGGCTGTATTTCAGGCACGCTGTAGTAGCGATGCTAATTGCAGTATGAAAGTCATCCCTTATGAGGCAGGGCTTGGCCAGGCCATTCCGATGATTGATGAGGCGAACAGACTGCTGCTGGAGCAGATGGCAAAGCTTTCTCCAGGCATTCGATATGATGCGAGTGGAGTCGCTTCGCCCAATTGA
- the hemE gene encoding uroporphyrinogen decarboxylase, with product MSYNDRLIRASFKQQVDRVPVWYMRQAGRYDPEYRKIKEKYSLLEICRQPELAAEVTLMPVRKLGVDAAILYSDIMNPVASLGIDFDIVKNIGPVIDNPIRSAADVDRLRPIDVEGDLSHILETIRILDKELDVPLITFAGAPFTIASYLIEGRPSKGYIRTKTMMYSEPEVWHKLMQKLGDMVITYVRAHIANGGKAFQLFDSWVGALSPKDFRTYVLPTITRIFTELSDLNVPKIYFPGVASGELLPALHNLQADVIGLDWRVSISEGRERLGGKFAVQGNLDPYLLTAPMELIKEQAKVIIDEGIKEPGYIFNLGHGLFPEASLDKLRELTAYIHEYSAEALKTGVTVTND from the coding sequence ATGAGCTATAATGATCGACTGATTCGGGCAAGTTTCAAACAACAGGTAGACCGTGTTCCGGTATGGTACATGCGTCAGGCTGGACGTTACGATCCTGAATATCGCAAAATTAAAGAAAAGTACTCCTTGTTAGAGATTTGCCGACAACCCGAGCTGGCGGCTGAAGTTACACTTATGCCGGTACGTAAACTTGGTGTAGATGCGGCTATTTTGTATTCCGATATTATGAATCCGGTTGCCTCACTGGGCATTGATTTTGACATTGTAAAAAACATTGGACCGGTCATCGATAATCCGATTCGATCCGCTGCAGATGTGGATCGTTTGCGTCCCATTGACGTAGAAGGAGATCTGTCACATATCCTGGAGACCATTCGAATTCTGGATAAGGAGCTTGACGTGCCTCTCATTACATTTGCGGGTGCACCTTTCACCATTGCGAGCTATCTGATCGAAGGCCGACCTTCGAAAGGGTATATCCGCACCAAAACGATGATGTACAGCGAGCCTGAGGTGTGGCATAAGCTGATGCAGAAGCTTGGTGATATGGTTATTACATATGTCCGTGCGCATATTGCGAATGGCGGTAAAGCATTCCAGCTGTTTGACAGCTGGGTTGGAGCACTTTCTCCGAAAGACTTCAGAACATATGTGTTGCCTACGATTACTCGTATCTTTACCGAATTATCGGATTTGAATGTACCGAAGATCTATTTCCCTGGTGTCGCATCGGGCGAATTGTTGCCAGCGTTGCATAATCTGCAAGCTGATGTGATTGGACTGGACTGGAGAGTATCGATTTCGGAAGGTCGTGAGCGACTTGGCGGCAAATTCGCCGTGCAGGGTAACTTGGACCCCTATCTGCTGACTGCACCGATGGAACTGATCAAGGAGCAAGCCAAAGTGATCATTGACGAAGGAATCAAGGAGCCGGGGTACATTTTTAACCTGGGACACGGACTATTTCCTGAAGCATCTCTTGATAAACTCAGAGAACTAACGGCTTATATTCATGAATATTCTGCCGAAGCATTGAAGACTGGGGTGACGGTAACGAATGACTAA
- a CDS encoding asparaginase translates to MRKTSNLRPWAVWSTAALTALTISLSPIGTYAAHAATEVKGTTSAVQTSTTTPARNTSIPAVPDSSKQSALPNVLVIGTGGTIAGQSEDATSFQNYKAGTLPIGEMVDALPDKQKIADVSTLQFGNSGSGSYSMADLYDLSQTVDKALALYDSVVVTTGTDTMEEIAYFLDMTVQSDKPVVITGSMRPWTVIGSDAQANLYNAIKLAGSGRTTSFGTVLMLNDTIQLARGVSKTNDYRTDTFETPMLGAVGYIDEENIRIYRAPARALKPEGTAKPVFDLSKITKTDLAKVEIAISYQEAGGGAIEGFVSNGAQGIVTSGTGAGGISRAMGQARTKAIEEGVIFVTTTRTGSGSVYGGGKGIIAGDNLSPQQARVLLMLGLSFSDDFDTIKKWFETYGTPEV, encoded by the coding sequence ATGAGAAAAACATCCAATCTTCGTCCCTGGGCCGTATGGAGTACTGCAGCTTTAACAGCGTTAACGATCTCGTTGTCCCCCATCGGAACCTACGCTGCGCACGCAGCTACCGAGGTAAAAGGTACAACAAGCGCTGTTCAGACATCAACTACTACTCCGGCTCGCAACACCTCCATCCCTGCTGTACCGGACTCCTCCAAACAATCTGCGCTCCCTAATGTACTGGTGATCGGAACCGGTGGAACAATTGCCGGTCAATCCGAGGATGCAACCAGCTTCCAGAATTACAAGGCAGGTACGCTTCCCATTGGAGAGATGGTAGATGCTTTACCGGATAAGCAGAAGATTGCTGATGTTAGCACGCTCCAATTCGGAAATTCGGGTTCAGGCTCCTATAGCATGGCTGATCTCTATGACTTGTCGCAGACGGTAGATAAAGCTCTTGCACTCTATGACAGTGTCGTGGTTACCACCGGTACAGATACAATGGAGGAAATCGCCTATTTCCTCGATATGACGGTTCAGAGTGACAAACCAGTCGTGATCACAGGCTCCATGCGTCCATGGACTGTCATCGGCTCTGACGCTCAAGCCAATCTGTACAACGCCATCAAACTTGCAGGCAGTGGTCGTACCACTTCATTCGGAACAGTACTGATGTTGAATGACACCATCCAACTCGCACGCGGCGTAAGCAAAACGAATGATTATCGGACAGACACGTTCGAAACACCGATGCTCGGTGCCGTAGGATATATTGATGAAGAAAATATTCGAATCTACCGCGCTCCTGCACGCGCCTTGAAACCTGAAGGCACAGCGAAGCCCGTATTCGATCTGAGTAAAATCACAAAGACTGATCTGGCCAAAGTGGAAATTGCGATCTCTTATCAAGAAGCTGGCGGCGGAGCCATCGAAGGGTTCGTGAGCAATGGTGCACAAGGCATCGTAACCTCCGGTACAGGAGCTGGCGGTATCTCCAGAGCTATGGGACAAGCTCGTACCAAAGCCATTGAGGAAGGTGTAATCTTCGTGACCACCACTCGGACGGGTTCAGGAAGTGTGTATGGCGGTGGCAAAGGTATCATTGCAGGCGACAACCTGAGTCCACAACAAGCTCGTGTATTATTGATGCTGGGCTTGTCCTTCAGTGATGATTTTGACACCATCAAAAAATGGTTTGAAACGTACGGAACACCGGAAGTATAA
- the hemY gene encoding protoporphyrinogen oxidase, translating into MGNKKRRVVVVGGGLTGLSAAFYIRKHYREAGVEPVITLVEKTSSMGGMIETLHRDGFVIEKGPDSFLARKTAMIDLAKELEIDHELVSQNPESKKTYIMQRGKLHPMPAGLVLGIPTELRPFLRSGLVSPAGKLRALMDFVIPPRRTTEDESLGYMIERRLGAEVLENLTEPLLAGIYAGDMRRLSLQATFPQFGEVERDYGSLIRGMMTGRKPAETHTGTKRSAFLNFRQGLQSLVHALVHELQDVDQRLNTAVKSLQRLDGAETRYRVELENGEQLEADDVVVTVPTYIASELLKPHVDTAALDAINYVSVANVVLAFEKKEVEHVFDGSGFLVPRKEGRNITACTWTSTKWLHTSPDDKVLLRCYVGRSGDEQNVELPDEALTDLVLKDLRETMGIEAVPIFSEITRLRKSMPQYPVGHLQHIAALREDLGSKLPGVYIAGAGYEGVGLPDCIRQAKEMSVQATQELAAD; encoded by the coding sequence ATGGGTAACAAGAAACGCCGTGTTGTTGTTGTCGGCGGTGGCCTCACTGGCCTCAGCGCGGCATTTTATATCCGCAAGCATTACCGGGAAGCGGGCGTTGAACCTGTGATTACTTTGGTCGAGAAAACCTCGTCCATGGGAGGCATGATCGAGACACTGCACCGGGATGGATTTGTGATTGAAAAAGGGCCGGATTCTTTTCTGGCTCGCAAAACAGCAATGATTGATCTTGCCAAAGAATTGGAGATCGATCATGAGCTGGTAAGTCAGAATCCGGAGTCGAAGAAAACGTATATCATGCAGCGTGGCAAGCTTCATCCTATGCCAGCAGGACTCGTTCTTGGTATTCCGACAGAACTAAGACCATTCCTGAGAAGTGGCTTGGTTTCTCCGGCAGGCAAACTGCGCGCGTTGATGGATTTTGTCATCCCGCCGCGTCGTACAACAGAAGATGAATCGCTCGGTTATATGATTGAACGTCGTCTTGGAGCAGAAGTGCTGGAGAACCTGACGGAACCACTGCTCGCGGGAATCTATGCGGGTGATATGCGGCGATTGAGTCTTCAGGCTACCTTCCCGCAGTTCGGAGAAGTAGAGCGCGATTACGGAAGCTTGATCCGGGGCATGATGACTGGTCGTAAACCGGCTGAGACGCATACCGGAACGAAACGAAGTGCCTTTCTGAACTTTCGCCAGGGATTGCAGAGCCTTGTTCACGCCCTCGTACATGAGTTGCAGGATGTGGATCAACGTCTGAACACTGCGGTGAAGTCGCTGCAGCGTCTTGACGGAGCGGAGACCAGATACCGTGTTGAACTGGAGAATGGTGAACAGCTAGAAGCGGATGATGTAGTGGTTACTGTGCCGACGTATATTGCGTCAGAGCTGTTGAAGCCTCACGTGGATACAGCAGCTCTGGATGCGATTAACTATGTGTCTGTAGCCAATGTGGTACTCGCTTTTGAGAAAAAAGAGGTCGAGCATGTATTCGACGGATCGGGTTTCCTCGTTCCGCGGAAAGAGGGCCGGAATATTACGGCTTGCACGTGGACATCGACGAAATGGTTGCATACCAGTCCGGATGATAAAGTATTGCTCCGCTGTTATGTTGGTCGCTCTGGAGACGAACAGAACGTAGAGCTTCCGGATGAGGCGCTCACGGATCTGGTTCTCAAAGATCTGAGAGAGACCATGGGCATCGAAGCGGTGCCGATTTTCTCCGAAATTACACGGCTTCGCAAATCGATGCCACAGTATCCGGTGGGACACCTCCAACATATTGCCGCTCTTCGTGAGGATCTTGGCAGCAAATTACCTGGCGTGTACATCGCAGGTGCCGGTTATGAGGGTGTAGGTTTGCCTGATTGCATCAGACAAGCGAAGGAAATGTCTGTTCAGGCTACACAAGAACTAGCGGCAGATTAA
- a CDS encoding cytochrome P450, with product MKQAPRKYANYIPIRELESVEERLSPFQVYAELRDNTPVRYDEHRECWDIFNYEDVKYVLKNPKLFSSARDRANTSMLTTDPPKHKQLRDLVNQAFTPKAIEALAPRIQEITDELIVPHLSEGHMELIDDLATPLPVIVIAELIGVPATDRQKFKDWSDVLVKGARDDSEQAFQELLEEKKRNMQELHIYFTGIMEERRLQPQDDLISLLLAAEIDDQQLTSDEVVGFCILLLAAGNETTTNLITNAVRILSEQPELQQELREHPERITSAIEETLRYYPPIVAIGRVAKENVVLNGQTIQVGDQVISWVGSANRDGAQFEHPEDFISDRKPNRHMGFGFGIHFCLGAPLARLEARVVLHTVLQHMEHIQLVPGTALQPIQSAFVFGVKHYPIQFNLINK from the coding sequence ATGAAACAGGCACCCAGAAAGTATGCAAATTACATTCCGATTCGTGAATTAGAGAGTGTGGAAGAGCGGCTATCTCCCTTCCAGGTGTACGCAGAGCTTCGTGATAACACTCCAGTCCGATATGATGAGCATCGAGAATGTTGGGATATTTTTAATTATGAAGATGTGAAGTACGTTCTTAAAAATCCGAAACTGTTCTCTTCTGCACGTGATCGTGCCAATACGAGCATGCTGACGACAGACCCTCCCAAGCACAAACAGCTGCGTGATCTGGTGAATCAGGCGTTTACACCCAAGGCCATTGAAGCGTTGGCTCCGCGTATTCAGGAAATTACAGATGAGTTAATTGTTCCACACCTGTCAGAAGGTCATATGGAACTTATTGATGACCTTGCGACGCCATTGCCCGTCATAGTGATTGCTGAATTGATCGGAGTCCCTGCGACGGATCGTCAAAAGTTCAAGGACTGGTCTGATGTGTTGGTAAAGGGTGCGCGAGATGACAGTGAGCAGGCTTTCCAGGAGTTATTGGAGGAGAAAAAAAGAAATATGCAGGAGTTGCATATCTATTTCACTGGCATTATGGAAGAACGTCGGTTGCAGCCGCAGGATGATCTGATCTCATTACTGCTTGCTGCGGAGATTGATGATCAGCAATTGACTTCAGATGAAGTGGTAGGCTTCTGTATTCTCTTACTTGCTGCCGGTAATGAAACAACAACCAACCTGATTACCAATGCGGTTCGTATTCTGTCTGAACAACCCGAGCTACAACAGGAGTTGCGCGAACATCCAGAACGGATTACTTCTGCGATTGAAGAGACGCTGAGATATTATCCGCCAATTGTCGCGATTGGGCGGGTCGCCAAGGAAAATGTAGTGCTGAATGGACAGACAATACAAGTTGGAGATCAGGTGATTTCCTGGGTTGGATCAGCTAATCGGGACGGTGCGCAATTCGAACACCCGGAAGATTTCATCTCTGATCGCAAGCCGAACAGGCATATGGGATTTGGATTTGGCATTCACTTTTGTCTGGGTGCACCGCTCGCTCGTTTGGAGGCAAGGGTAGTTTTGCATACGGTGCTCCAGCACATGGAGCACATTCAGCTTGTACCGGGAACGGCTCTGCAACCGATACAAAGTGCCTTTGTGTTTGGTGTGAAACATTATCCGATACAATTCAATCTAATAAATAAATAA